CAATGAATATGTATAGTCAGTATGTTATAATTAAGAATTAATAGTGAAAGCTTCCAGGATGAAGAGTGGGATTCCCGCACATGGAGTATGTATTTAATTCCAAATAACCTATTATGTCTATAGTCAAATAGAACGTGTGTTATAATTCCTTTATCACATAATCTAAACCTAAATTTTCTAAAATGCTTTGCTTTGGAATACCGTCTTTTGTCCATCCTCTTTTTTCATAATACCAATCCAACATGGTATTGTACTTATCATAATCCAGGGTGGATTCCTTAAACTCTCCTTCGGAAGTAGGTTCTTTGAACCATCTCGCCGGAGGTATATCCATGTTTCTGTTCCATTTTTTATGTTCTCTGACCCAAGAACTTCTTATTAATGTGTAAATCCTATCTGCTATCGTATACAAATCAGATAAGTCAAAATCAAATCCAGTAGCCGCTTTCAATAATTTTGGATACCAATCCAATTCAAGATTTATTTCAACCCACGGAAATCTGCATGTCACCAAGCTTTCAAAAATCCCGCCTCTAACTCTTTGCTGCTCTATTAATTTGTCAACTTTCTCCTCAGAATATTCTTTCCTGCCTTCAGTGACCTCCCAGGCTATTATCCACGCATCTTTATGATGAGCTCCAATTGGAGATGTTCCATATGCTAAAGCCATACCTGGGGTAGAATGACAATCATAAGCTGAAATTTCAAGCCCTTTGACATGCATTGCCCATGGAGCCGTATCTGCTCCCAATTTTTGGGACATAAGCCTTACTCCTTGCGCCAAGAAATCGCCTAAACCTGTTCTATTTGCTATTTGGAGGAGTAAATCCTTTATTTTATCAAAATCTCCCCACTCTATTTTGTCTTCTATAATTCCTTTAGAGGAACATTCTATGATGAAACCTATTGTATTGCCAGAAGATATTGTATCTATTCCGAGATCGTCTGCCATTCTTGTCAAATAGGATACTTGCTTTAGATCATCAATTCCAATATTGGATCCAAGCATTGCTACGTTCTCATAATCAAGCTCTGCACTCCCATTTTGGCAATCTTTTACTATGTTGCCACAGATCATATTGCAATATGGGCAACCTCTCTGGGTTTCCTTGATGCTTTCCATAATATCTCCGCCTATTTTATCGGCTCCATCAAAAAACCCTTCTTTAAAGTTATAGGCTGGTAAAACATTGTGTTCTTGACTCCATTCTATTGTCATCATTGTACCTTGTCTCATCCAGAATTCATAATTAGGTTTGTTTCGGATAGTGTCGTAAGCTTCTTTTCCAATATCCCGTAAATCTTTTTCTTTATTTACAGGAATATCTTTATCTCCCTCTATAACAATCGCCTTTAGATTTTTTGATCCCATAACTGCCCCCATTCCGGTTCTACCACCGGAACGACCGTTTTGAGATGTTACAGTTGAGAATAAGACCTTATTTTCGCCTGCCGGACCGATCTGTAGTATTCCTGCATTTTTGTTATAGT
The Candidatus Bathyarchaeota archaeon genome window above contains:
- a CDS encoding aldehyde ferredoxin oxidoreductase family protein gives rise to the protein MQGWIQKFLRLNLSKNKFIVDKYDGEMAKAFLGGRGFAAKIFWDEIKPEVNPLSPENKLIFSTGPLTGLPLPSSGKFLVASKSPITGAYGDGNLGSWAAVNLRKAGFDFLIIEGKHDKPCYVHIKNDKVEILDARELWGLGTFEVEKTLREHYNKNAGILQIGPAGENKVLFSTVTSQNGRSGGRTGMGAVMGSKNLKAIVIEGDKDIPVNKEKDLRDIGKEAYDTIRNKPNYEFWMRQGTMMTIEWSQEHNVLPAYNFKEGFFDGADKIGGDIMESIKETQRGCPYCNMICGNIVKDCQNGSAELDYENVAMLGSNIGIDDLKQVSYLTRMADDLGIDTISSGNTIGFIIECSSKGIIEDKIEWGDFDKIKDLLLQIANRTGLGDFLAQGVRLMSQKLGADTAPWAMHVKGLEISAYDCHSTPGMALAYGTSPIGAHHKDAWIIAWEVTEGRKEYSEEKVDKLIEQQRVRGGIFESLVTCRFPWVEINLELDWYPKLLKAATGFDFDLSDLYTIADRIYTLIRSSWVREHKKWNRNMDIPPARWFKEPTSEGEFKESTLDYDKYNTMLDWYYEKRGWTKDGIPKQSILENLGLDYVIKEL